The Methanobrevibacter thaueri DNA window TATACCATTCCACTGGTGTTGAAAAATCTCTTAAGAGGCAATCCGGACTTGTTGTACCATTTTTCAATTTCTTCAGCTGTAGGATTGTCCTCCACGATATGTCTTGATTCATATTCTATATTGTGTTCATCCAACCAGTTTTTGGCCTTGCGGCATGTTGAGCATTTAGGGTATTGTACGAATAACATGATATGATTTATGGCGCTAGAAATATTTAATTATTTCATCAAAATCATCAATCGCCTCAAGGACATATTCATCTTCCGAGTCCCTTTCATTGCCGTAACCCCATTTGACTATAACGCAATCGATTCCGGCATTCCTTGCGGTTTGGATGTCTGTTCCGGAGTCTCCAATGTAGATTACCTCACTTAAATCGACATCAGCCCTTTTGATAATCTCAAGGACTGCGTGAGGGTCTGGCTTTGAGGGATAGTCAAAATCATGGCCCATTATCATGAAAAAGTCAATGTCTGAGAAATGCCTTTCGGTGAATGTGGCGATGGAATCGTTGAACCTGTTTGAGTTGATTGCTATCAAAACACCCATGTCCTGCAATTTCCTTAAGATTTCAACGCTTTTGGGGAAGGGAACGGTGTTTTCCTTTTCCGCCCGATAATAGATGTCAAGATAGGTGTCCTTGGTTTGTCTGATGTTTTCGGGAGTGGCGTTCTCTTCCAGAATGAGTGCAACAATCTCATCGATATTTCCTCCCAGATACTTGACATACTCGTCGCTTGTCAGTGTCGGGAAATCATACATCGACAGGGCCTCGTTGAGGTATCTGACAACATCATGAATTGAATCTATTAGCGTTCCATCAAAATCAAAGATTGCAAGTTTTTTCATATTTTCTAGGTTTGTTCAATGTGACTAAAAAAATTTTCCGTATTACATGAACTCCTTTCTCATGCAGATTACGCTGTCGTCACCGATGAACTGGCCAAAATCATCAGTCAGGTGATAGCCCAACTTCTCATACAACCTGATTGCAGGAACGTTATGGGCTCCTGTTACTATTATGGAAAAGGAGAAATCATCCTTCATCACCAGTTTTTCCAATTCTCTGATGAGACAATATGCTATTCCTCTCTTTCTGAAAGCTTTCTTAACGTAAACCCTTTTGAACTCGACGGAATCCTCATCCATAACCCTGTAACTGGCGCATGCAATGGGTTGGCCTGAATCCAAGGCAAGCAAGACCACATGAGGCTTAGTGAACTCGTTGTACTGGTCATACTTTGACAGCTCATCGCCTATCCGCTCATAATAACCTCTGTCCAGTTCACGGACAAGCTCCAGGAATCTCTCATCCTTTTCGTTGGTTAAAACCGTTTCCATAACTATCACACCCATCATTATATTATCGTTCGCTCCTAATTAACCTGATCAGTGCGACAACACCTACAAGGGCGGTGAAGCTTTCGATTGCGGCAGATGCGAAATCGAGGATTGCCAAAAAATAAATGATGTAAATTGCACTGTTTAGGATGAATCCCATTTTAATTGTCTTGATTGTTTTCAAATAGTAGTTGCAGAGGGTAATCTGGATTATTGCAATGATCGGCAGCAGTCCGATGAAACCCAATGTGTTTACAAGCAACCCCAGGACGACGGATATCACAATGAAGAATACCGTCCAATTGAATGTCAGCTTGTCCTTATAAACCATTGCGTTACGGGATGCCGCAATTGCCATTGTGGTCACTCCTGTCCATGAAAAAAAGAACACCGAGGATATCATCAATATGAAAGCGTTAAGGAATTGGTACTTGTAGGCCT harbors:
- a CDS encoding HAD family hydrolase, which codes for MKKLAIFDFDGTLIDSIHDVVRYLNEALSMYDFPTLTSDEYVKYLGGNIDEIVALILEENATPENIRQTKDTYLDIYYRAEKENTVPFPKSVEILRKLQDMGVLIAINSNRFNDSIATFTERHFSDIDFFMIMGHDFDYPSKPDPHAVLEIIKRADVDLSEVIYIGDSGTDIQTARNAGIDCVIVKWGYGNERDSEDEYVLEAIDDFDEIIKYF
- a CDS encoding arsenate reductase family protein — protein: MLFVQYPKCSTCRKAKNWLDEHNIEYESRHIVEDNPTAEEIEKWYNKSGLPLKRFFNTSGMVYREKKLKDKIPDMTEQEQFDILATDGMLVKRPIVVGDDFVLVGFKVKEWEEKLL
- a CDS encoding GNAT family N-acetyltransferase — translated: METVLTNEKDERFLELVRELDRGYYERIGDELSKYDQYNEFTKPHVVLLALDSGQPIACASYRVMDEDSVEFKRVYVKKAFRKRGIAYCLIRELEKLVMKDDFSFSIIVTGAHNVPAIRLYEKLGYHLTDDFGQFIGDDSVICMRKEFM
- a CDS encoding YgjV family protein, which produces MSLPLNIVIGNVISLIAGIFIILSMWVNDEKQAYKYQFLNAFILMISSVFFFSWTGVTTMAIAASRNAMVYKDKLTFNWTVFFIVISVVLGLLVNTLGFIGLLPIIAIIQITLCNYYLKTIKTIKMGFILNSAIYIIYFLAILDFASAAIESFTALVGVVALIRLIRSER